The proteins below come from a single Miscanthus floridulus cultivar M001 chromosome 1, ASM1932011v1, whole genome shotgun sequence genomic window:
- the LOC136454389 gene encoding lysine-rich arabinogalactan protein 19-like codes for MSIPLPSTTVPPLSAADPPGTTTPLSAVSTSARVPQSSLQMVAGASSSAVGVMTNEQLTAAVLDLGKMVAGIHGFLLGPQPNPPPPSQQQQLPPPPPLASSTALYSYGMPHDDTATTTSPASSVLPAGVPIQDIKFPHSPSPTPAWLTGTSPPVYSTTPARTSIPQAPHITAGFGHGGAPASATLYGGVDGALFHSSSPRPPPASDAAPSAAAPAAFGAAEFQLKGYKLDFTTYDGSVDPLN; via the coding sequence ATGTCGATCCCGCTGCCCTCCACCACCGTGCCCCCGCTCTCCGCGGCGGACCCGCCAGGCACCACCACACCGCTGTCCGCGGTCTCCACGTCGGCCAGGGTGCCACAATCCTCGCTGCAGATGGTCGCGGGTGCGTCGTCCTCCGCCGTGGGCGTCATGACGAACGAGCAGTTGACGGCGGCTGTCCTTGACCTCGGCAAGATGGTGGCCGGGATTCATGGGTTCCTGCTGGGGCCGCAGCCgaacccgccgccgccgtcccagcagcagcagctgccgccgccgccgcccctagcGTCTTCGACCGCCCTATACTCCTATGGGATGCCACACGACGACACGGCGACCACCACCTCACCAGCGTCGTCGGTTCTCCCCGCTGGTGTGCCGATCCAGGACATCAAGTTCCCTCACTCGCCGTCCCCGACACCGGCGTGGCTCACGGGCACCTCGCCGCCGGTCTACTCCACCACGCCGGCGCGTACGTCGATCCCGCAGGCGCCCCACATCACCGCGGGTTTCGGCCATGGGGGCGCTCCGGCGTCGGCCACCCTCTACGGCGGCGTCGATGGGGCCCTCTTCCACAGCTCTAGCCCCCGGCCGCCCCCGGCGTCCGACGCGGCTCCATCGGCGGCCGCCCCCGCGGCGTTCGGCGCGGCTGAGTTCCAGCTAAAGGGCTACAAGCTGGACTTCACCACGTACGACGGCTCCGTGGATCCGCTGAACTAG
- the LOC136478237 gene encoding putative cyclin-dependent kinase F-2, with translation MAACVEAAATAVRDPGAARPTRNNRARTAIGTIDDYEETCCLGMGAFGAVVMARHRATGQTVAIKRLAAGDFCSQMALLREAWLLEASGRDNPFVVGFHGLARNPATMDLCCLVMECVGPSLNDLLHQSRCAGMPPPPEAIVRAVMWQLLTGAKKMHNAHVIHRDIKPENILVGGEGTTVKICDFGLAMRMDEPLPYEPAGTLWYMAPEMLLGKPDYDALVDTWSLGCVMAELINGSPLFVRSNAADQLAAIFDVLGVPDETTWPWFSSTPFATQVQAVIYVKQRNLLREVFPKTKLSEEGFQVLSGLLTCNPDKRLTAAAALKHPWFTKM, from the coding sequence ATGGCCGCCTGCGTCGAGGCAGCAGCCACCGCCGTCCGCGACCCCGGCGCCGCGCGACCGACCCGCAACAACCGGGCGCGGACAGCCATCGGCACCATCGATGACTACGAGGAGACCTGCTGCCTCGGGATGGGCGCCTTCGGCGCCGTCGTCATGGCGCGCCACCGCGCCACCGGCCAGACCGTCGCCATCAAGCGCCTCGCCGCCGGGGACTTCTGCAGCCAGATGGCGCTGCTGCGGGAGGCGTGGTTACTGGAGGCGAGCGGCCGTGACAACCCGTTCGTCGTCGGCTTCCACGGCCTCGCTCGCAACCCGGCCACCATGGACCTCTGCTGCCTCGTCATGGAGTGTGTCGGTCCGAGCCTCaacgacctcctccaccaaagccGCTGCGCTGGGATGCCGCCGCCACCCGAGGCGATCGTGCGCGCCGTCATGTGGCAGCTACTCACGGGCGCCAAGAAGATGCACAACGCCCACGTCATCCACCGGGACATCAAGCCCGAAAACATCCTCGTCGGCGGCGAAGGCACCACCGTCAAGATCTGCGACTTTGGGCTCGCCATGCGCATGGACGAGCCGCTGCCGTACGAGCCCGCCGGCACGCTGTGGTACATGGCGCCCGAGATGCTGCTGGGGAAGCCCGACTACGACGCCCTCGTTGACACCTGGTCGCTCGGCTGCGTGATGGCGGAGCTCATCAATGGGTCCCCACTGTTCGTGCGCTCTAATGCAGCAGACCAGCTCGCCGCGATCTTCGACGTCCTCGGCGTGCCAGATGAAACGACGTGGCCGTGGTTCTCGTCCACACCGTTCGCCACCCAGGTCCAGGCCGTGATATACGTGAAGCAACGCAACCTACTGCGCGAGGTGTTCCCGAAGACGAAGCTGTCCGAGGAAGGATTCCAGGTACTCAGCGGGCTGCTCACTTGCAACCCCGACAAGCGGCTCACGGCAGCTGCCGCGCTCAAGCACCCATGGTTCACCAAGATGTAG